The following proteins come from a genomic window of Brevibacillus antibioticus:
- a CDS encoding alpha-ketoacid dehydrogenase subunit beta — translation MAVISFIDAITMAMREEMRRDSNVFILGEDVGVRGGVFRATNGLIEEFGEERVIDTPLAESAIVGVGIGAAAYGMRPIAEIQFADFIMPAVNQIVSEAAKMRYRSNNDWHCPITIRAPFGGGVHGALYHSQSVEAMFTNTPGLKVVAPSTPYDAKGLLKAAIRDEDPVLFFEHKRCYRLIKGEVPEDDYVLPIGKADVKREGTDITVISYGLTLHFALQAAEKLAQEGISAHVLDLRTLYPLDKEAIVEAASKTGKVLIVHEDNKEGGVGGEVAAIVAEHCLFDLDAPIKRLCGPDVPAMPYSPPMEKYFMLNPEKVLEAMRELANF, via the coding sequence ATGGCAGTCATTTCTTTTATTGATGCAATTACAATGGCGATGCGTGAAGAAATGCGTCGCGATTCCAATGTATTTATCCTCGGAGAAGACGTTGGCGTACGCGGTGGGGTTTTCCGTGCGACAAACGGATTGATTGAAGAGTTTGGCGAGGAGCGCGTGATTGATACGCCACTGGCTGAGTCCGCTATTGTCGGTGTAGGGATTGGTGCAGCAGCTTACGGTATGCGTCCAATCGCGGAGATTCAGTTTGCGGACTTTATCATGCCAGCTGTGAACCAAATTGTCAGTGAGGCGGCGAAAATGCGCTATCGTTCGAACAACGACTGGCATTGCCCGATCACGATTCGTGCCCCGTTCGGCGGTGGGGTTCACGGTGCACTATACCACTCGCAATCTGTGGAAGCGATGTTCACGAACACCCCTGGTTTAAAAGTAGTGGCACCTTCGACACCATATGATGCAAAAGGTCTTCTGAAAGCAGCCATTCGCGATGAAGATCCGGTGCTCTTTTTTGAGCACAAGCGCTGCTATCGTTTGATCAAGGGAGAAGTGCCTGAGGACGACTATGTGCTGCCGATTGGTAAAGCGGACGTCAAGCGAGAGGGTACAGACATCACAGTCATTTCCTACGGCTTGACTCTGCACTTCGCCCTGCAAGCTGCGGAAAAGCTCGCACAAGAAGGCATCAGCGCGCATGTTCTCGACTTGCGCACACTGTATCCGTTGGACAAAGAAGCGATTGTAGAAGCGGCTTCCAAGACAGGCAAAGTATTGATCGTACACGAGGATAACAAAGAAGGCGGCGTAGGCGGCGAGGTTGCTGCTATTGTAGCGGAGCATTGCCTGTTCGATTTGGATGCACCGATTAAACGTCTTTGTGGTCCAGATGTACCAGCTATGCCATATAGCCCGCCGATGGAAAAATACTTTATGCTGAACCCGGAAAAAGTATTGGAAGCAATGCGCGAGCTGGCCAACTTTTAA
- a CDS encoding dihydrolipoamide acetyltransferase family protein translates to MATKVLMPQLGESVTEGTISKWLVNVGDTVKKYDSLAEVTTDKVNAEVPSTVSGRVTEIVVPEGETVAVGTLILYIEESGAEGGVAASASVTEITAPQAPATEQPKVATPAVSIHQAPVSDGPKQRYSPAVVMLSQQHGIDLSHVVGTGAGGRITRKDVQAIIDAGGQKPAETVKETVAQAPVAAVEQATVVSTPAPVAPATTSAVSVDIPVASGDQVVPVTSIRRTIANRMVQSKHEAPHAWTMVEVDVTNLVNFRHQAKGEFAKKEGLNLTFLPFFIKAVVEALKEYPMINSTWAHDKIIVKKDINISIAVATEDALYVPVIKHADQKSILGIAKAVDDLAARTRAGKLTMDDMTGGTFTVNNTGSFGSVLSQPIINAPQAAILSVESIVKRPVVINDMIAVRSMVNLCMSLDHRVLDGLICGRFLQSVKQKLENVGAGTKLY, encoded by the coding sequence ATGGCAACGAAAGTACTAATGCCCCAGCTCGGAGAGAGCGTGACAGAGGGCACCATCAGCAAATGGTTGGTCAATGTAGGCGACACGGTCAAGAAATACGATTCGCTGGCTGAAGTGACGACGGATAAAGTAAACGCAGAGGTTCCTTCTACCGTTTCAGGACGCGTTACTGAGATCGTCGTGCCTGAAGGTGAGACAGTCGCTGTCGGCACATTGATCCTCTATATAGAAGAAAGTGGTGCGGAAGGTGGAGTTGCAGCGTCTGCTAGCGTGACGGAAATTACGGCTCCACAAGCACCTGCAACCGAGCAGCCAAAGGTAGCTACTCCGGCTGTATCCATCCACCAAGCACCAGTCTCCGATGGGCCAAAGCAACGCTATTCACCTGCGGTTGTGATGCTCTCACAGCAACATGGCATTGATTTGTCCCACGTTGTAGGGACTGGAGCAGGCGGTCGCATTACCCGCAAAGATGTCCAAGCGATTATCGACGCGGGCGGCCAAAAGCCAGCTGAGACAGTAAAAGAAACAGTCGCGCAGGCTCCTGTAGCAGCGGTTGAACAAGCTACTGTCGTTTCAACACCTGCACCGGTAGCACCAGCTACGACTTCGGCTGTTTCCGTAGATATTCCGGTTGCAAGCGGTGATCAAGTTGTACCTGTAACGTCTATTCGTCGTACGATTGCAAACCGAATGGTACAGAGCAAGCATGAGGCTCCACATGCTTGGACGATGGTCGAAGTAGATGTGACCAATTTGGTTAACTTCCGCCATCAGGCAAAGGGCGAATTTGCGAAAAAAGAAGGGCTCAACCTCACGTTCCTGCCGTTCTTTATCAAAGCGGTTGTAGAAGCGTTGAAAGAGTACCCAATGATCAATTCCACATGGGCACATGACAAAATCATTGTGAAAAAGGACATCAACATCTCCATCGCAGTGGCCACGGAAGATGCTCTCTATGTTCCTGTCATCAAGCATGCTGACCAAAAATCCATTCTTGGCATAGCTAAGGCAGTCGATGACCTGGCAGCACGCACCCGTGCAGGGAAATTGACGATGGATGACATGACAGGCGGGACCTTTACGGTTAACAACACAGGCTCCTTTGGCTCTGTTTTGTCTCAGCCAATTATCAATGCTCCGCAGGCGGCAATTCTTAGTGTCGAGTCCATCGTGAAACGCCCTGTCGTCATTAACGACATGATCGCAGTTCGTTCTATGGTCAATCTGTGCATGTCCTTGGATCATCGCGTGCTGGATGGTCTCATTTGTGGGCGATTCCTGCAGAGTGTGAAACAAAAGCTTGAGAATGTAGGAGCGGGTACCAAGCTGTATTAG